A part of Heliangelus exortis chromosome 3, bHelExo1.hap1, whole genome shotgun sequence genomic DNA contains:
- the SLC30A6 gene encoding zinc transporter 6, with protein MGTIHLFRKSQRSLVGKLTHEFRLVAADRRSWKILLFGAINLICIGFLLMWCSSTNSIALTAYTYLTIFDLFSLITCLISYWVMMKKPSPAYSFGFERFEVLAVFASTVLAQLGALFILKESAERFLEQPEIHTGRLLVGTFVALFFNLFTMLSIRNKPFAYVSEAASTSWLQEHVADLSRSICGIIPGLSSIFLPRMNPFVLIDIAGALALCITYMLIEINNYFAVDTASAIAIALMTFGTMYPMSVYSGKVLLQTTPPHVIGQLDKLLREVSTLDGVLEVRNEHFWTLGFGTLAGSVHVRIRRDANEQMVLAHVTNRLYTLVSTLTVQIFKDDWIRPTLSSVPIANNILNLSDHHIIPMPSLKAADNLNPVTSTPAKPSSPPPEFSFNTPGKNVNPVILLNTQTRPYGLGFNPGSTPYSSVLSQGIGIPGMGATQGFRTGFANVPGRYGTNTRGQPRP; from the exons ATG gggacGATACACTTGTTTCGAAAATCACAGAGGTCACTAGTTGGAAAGTTAACACATGAATTTAGGCTGGTTGCAGCAGATAGGAGG TCCTGGAAGATCTTGCTTTTCGGTGCTATAAATTTAATATGTATTGGCTTCCTGCTAATGTGGTGCAGCTCTACAAACAGCATAG CTTTAACTGCTTACACATATTTGACAATCTTTGACCTTTTCAG TTTGATAACATGTCTAATAAGCTATTGGGTAATGATGAAGAAACCCAGCCCAGCCTATTCGTTTGG GTTTGAAAGGTTTGAAGTTCTAGCTGTATTTGCATCTACAGTTCTGGCACAGCTTGGTGCTCTTTTTATACTGAAAGAAAG TGCAGAGCGGTTTCTGGAACAACCTGAAATACACAc GGGGAGACTGCTGGTTGGTACTTTCGTGGCTCTCTTTTTCAACTTATTTACAATGCTTTCCATTAGGAATAAGCCTTTTGCATATGTCTCTGAAG ctgccagcacaagTTGGCTTCAGGAGCACGTTGCAGATCTTAGTAGGAG TATTTGTGGAATCATTCCAGGCCTGAGTAGCATTTTTCTACCACGGATGAACCCATTTGTCCTGATTGATATTGCTGGAGCTCTAGCTCTTTGCATTACATATATGCTCATTGAAATCAA CAATTATTTTGCTGTAGACACAGCCTCTGCTATAGCAATTGCTTTGATGACATTTGGTACCATGTATCCCATGAGTGTCTACAGTGGGAAAGTTCTACTCCAG ACAACCCCACCTCATGTGATTGGCCAGTTAGATAAACTTCTCAGAGAG GTTTCAACTTTGGATGGTGTCTTGGAAGTTCGAAATGAGCATTTCTGGACATTAGGTTTTGGCACTTTG GCTGGATCAGTACATGTCCGAATTCGGAGGGATGCAAACGAACAAATGGTACTTGCCCATGTCACTAACAGGTTATACACATTGGTCTCTACCTTGACTGTTCAGATTTTCAAAGATGACTGGATCAGACCTACCTTATCATCTGTGCCTATTGCAAACAATATTCTGAACCTTTCGGATCATCATATTATTCCAATGCCATCTTTGAAAGCTGCTGATAATTTGAACCCTGTTACATCCACTCCAGCTAAGCCCAGCAGCCCACCaccagaattttcttttaatacacCAGGCAAAAATGTGAACCCAGTCATCCTTTTAAACACTCAGACGAGGCCCTATGGATTGGGCTTTAATCCTGGATCCACACCCTACAGCAGTGTCCTCAGTCAAGGAATTGGAATACCAGGAATGGGAGCAACACAAGGATTCAGAACTGGTTTTGCCAATGTCCCAGGCAGATACGGAACAAACACTCGTGGGCAACCCCGACCATAA